A region from the Benincasa hispida cultivar B227 chromosome 10, ASM972705v1, whole genome shotgun sequence genome encodes:
- the LOC120089427 gene encoding uncharacterized protein At5g39865: MWRSWSKSMVQIPDKSSQSSSFSCSSFKDVQELFAEETPKPSSRKASIVFHRVRFVNSLLRAWSNLPSDGQSQLRFQPESEPGFKFHDPKSTKSPQVPTRSEAGPVSDKRIVVYFTSLRVVRSTFEDCRTVRSILRGFRVSIDERDLSMDSGFVAELQQILGKKELALPAVFIGGEYMGGAEEIRQLHEIGELKKLIEGLPTADSGVCEVCGGYRFILCEDCNGSHKLFTEKSGFKTCTVCNENGLIRCHSCSSATF, encoded by the coding sequence ATGTGGCGGTCGTGGAGTAAATCGATGGTCCAGATTCCTGATAAGTCTTCTCAATCGTCTTCATTCTCTTGCTCCTCTTTCAAAGACGTTCAAGAACTTTTCGCTGAGGAAACCCCTAAACCTAGTTCTAGAAAGGCTTCAATCGTCTTCCATCGTGTTCGATTTGTTAATTCCTTGCTTAGAGCATGGTCAAATCTTCCGTCGGATGGTCAATCGCAGCTTCGATTCCAACCTGAGTCTGAACCGGGGTTTAAATTTCATGACCCTAAATCGACTAAATCGCCGCAGGTACCGACGCGATCTGAGGCTGGACCTGTTTCGGATAAACGAATTGTGGTTTACTTCACCAGCCTACGTGTTGTGAGGTCTACTTTTGAGGACTGTCGGACCGTTCGCTCAATACTCCGAGGGTTTCGTGTTTCGATTGACGAACGAGATCTGTCGATGGATTCGGGCTTTGTGGCGGAATTACAGCAAATACTTGGTAAAAAGGAGTTGGCATTACCGGCGGTTTTCATCGGCGGGGAATACATGGGCGGGGCAGAGGAAATCAGGCAGTTACACGAGATTGGCGAGCTGAAGAAGCTGATTGAAGGGTTGCCGACGGCGGATTCCGGCGTTTGTGAGGTCTGCGGCGGCTACAGGTTCATTCTGTGTGAGGACTGCAATGGAAGCCATAAATTGTTCACGGAGAAAAGT